TTCAAAGTGGTACTTTATAAATTCAGAATACTTACCTTCGGGGATGACATCCAAGTTCATAATGGACACACTTTGGTAAAAAGGACGCGCCGCCGATACAAAAATTTCGCCCATCATTGTCCGTTCAGAACCCGCAAAGACAAAATTCGCATTATGGCAATTCTGTATATAAGTGCGTAAAGTCGCTTCATTATTCTTTTCCGGATAGCTCGAAATAGACTGAAACTCGTCAATAGCTATCAAGCACGGCTTATCTGCACTTTCAATATACGCAAAGATCTCTTCTAACGTAATTGCCGGAGTCTGGACATCGCCAAGTTCAACATTCCACGAAGGTAACCCTTGCACATCAAAAGATATTCCTGCCCTCAAGGATTTTACGGCATCAACAAAAGATTCAATAGCCTTCTTGCCGCGCGGCTTTAACGCATTCACAATCTGGCGTCCCATCTCATAGACGAAATCGCCAAGATTCTTGGTCGCGTAAATATCAATTATAAAGGTGTTATAACTACGGACGATTTTCGGTTGCGCAAAGCAGTGCCTAATGAGCCCAGTCTTTCCCATGCGGCGTGAAGATATCAACGCCACATTATTGCCATTCGTAAGCAAACGGGTGAGTTTCTTAGTTTCTTCTTCACGGTCACAGAAATACTCTGCACTCAAATAACCAGATGTCAAAAAAGGATTGATTACGGCATTATCCATAGCGAAACCTCGTCTATACCGTAAATATACAATTTTTATCCAAAAAGGATTATCCTTTTTGGATAATCCTAATCTGATAATGAAGATTCCCGCTCGGAGGCGGGAATGACAGCAATAGAGATTACGACCTTCGCAAAATGCAGAAAAGGTCTCGCTGTAAAGCGAGACCCTTCTCTAGGATAATTCTGTGCTTGCGCGCAGGAATTAGAAACGGAAGTGAGCGAAAGCCTTGTTGGCTTCGGCCATCTTGTGCGTATCGTTCTTCTTGCGGACTGCGTTGCCTTCGCTGTTCTTAGCGGCAACGAGTTCTGCTGCAAGACGTTCTGCCATGTTGGCTTCGTTGCGGTTACGAGCTGCATCGAGGAGCCAGCGGAGAGCGAGAGCCTTGGCGCGATCCGGAGCAACTTCCATCGGAACCTGGTAGTTTGCACCACCAACGCGACGGGACTTGACTTCGACACGCGGCTTGATGTTTTCAAGGCAGAGTTCGAACTTTTCGAGCGGAGTTTCCTTACCTTCAACCTTCTTGTCGAGGAGGTCAAGAGCGGTATAGACGATCTGTTCAGCGATGGTCTTCTTACCCTGCTTGAGAACGACAC
The nucleotide sequence above comes from Fibrobacter sp. UWB16. Encoded proteins:
- the rpsG gene encoding 30S ribosomal protein S7; amino-acid sequence: MSRRRKALHRSILPDPRFKSTLVTELVGVVLKQGKKTIAEQIVYTALDLLDKKVEGKETPLEKFELCLENIKPRVEVKSRRVGGANYQVPMEVAPDRAKALALRWLLDAARNRNEANMAERLAAELVAAKNSEGNAVRKKNDTHKMAEANKAFAHFRF
- a CDS encoding ATP-binding protein is translated as MDNAVINPFLTSGYLSAEYFCDREEETKKLTRLLTNGNNVALISSRRMGKTGLIRHCFAQPKIVRSYNTFIIDIYATKNLGDFVYEMGRQIVNALKPRGKKAIESFVDAVKSLRAGISFDVQGLPSWNVELGDVQTPAITLEEIFAYIESADKPCLIAIDEFQSISSYPEKNNEATLRTYIQNCHNANFVFAGSERTMMGEIFVSAARPFYQSVSIMNLDVIPEGKYSEFIKYHFEKNGRKIDEDSIHEAYARFGGVTWYIQKIMNYAYSITEKGCSFNVARLEETVEDIVEENSEIYKNMLFLLTPPQKMLLIAIGKEGRVSQITGRQFLKKYSLSASSVQKALTALLEKQIVTNSQGVYEVYDKFMTIWLSWG